A window of the Enterobacteriaceae bacterium 4M9 genome harbors these coding sequences:
- a CDS encoding dTMP kinase: MGSKYIVIEGLEGAGKTSARDAVVETLRELGVSDLLFTREPGGTPLAEKLRALTLDLKAVGDEVVTDKAEVLMFYAARVQLVETVIKPALARGAWVIGDRHDLSTQAYQGGGRGIDRHLLQTLRDVVLGDFAPDLTLYLDVTPEVGLARARARGELDRIEQESLDFFNRTRARYLELADACPRIVVVDATQSFEAVQQDIRDIITRWVKEQD; encoded by the coding sequence ATGGGCAGTAAATACATAGTTATCGAAGGGCTGGAGGGCGCTGGAAAAACCAGTGCACGTGACGCAGTAGTGGAAACACTGCGTGAACTGGGCGTTAGCGATCTGCTCTTTACTCGTGAGCCTGGCGGTACGCCGCTTGCAGAAAAGCTGCGTGCGCTGACGCTCGATCTTAAAGCCGTGGGTGACGAAGTCGTTACTGACAAGGCCGAAGTGCTGATGTTCTACGCCGCCCGCGTTCAGCTGGTGGAAACCGTGATCAAACCGGCGCTGGCGCGCGGAGCGTGGGTTATTGGGGACAGACACGATCTCTCAACCCAGGCTTATCAGGGCGGCGGGCGTGGTATTGACCGCCACTTACTGCAAACCCTGCGCGATGTCGTGCTGGGTGATTTTGCGCCTGACCTTACATTGTATCTGGACGTGACGCCGGAAGTGGGGCTTGCGCGCGCGCGCGCGCGTGGCGAACTGGACCGCATTGAACAGGAGTCGCTGGATTTCTTTAACCGCACCCGCGCACGCTACCTTGAACTGGCTGACGCCTGCCCGCGTATTGTGGTGGTTGACGCTACGCAGTCGTTTGAAGCGGTGCAGCAGGATATCCGCGATATCATCACACGCTGGGTTAAGGAGCAAGACTGA